The following proteins are encoded in a genomic region of Haloarcula marina:
- a CDS encoding YihY/virulence factor BrkB family protein: MGALDRPDSLLTVARRVVAAAREVDLGTNAAALAYYALVSLVPLVVLSTVVVTVIWGDAVAARLIDAVGQILSPSGTQLVRDAVTGAAGRWQASVGSVVVLIWGVLRFFRALDSAIADIYGTEAHVGSRVADGLVAMLGVGGAIAVVVSARLLAAAFETTAVGFPVVAVRVLVVALLLGPLYYILPDVQLSLRDVLPGTVLAAGGWELLRIAFDLYLLVGGTSLSGLLGAILLFVTWLFFGSAVVLVGALVNAVVAGYR; the protein is encoded by the coding sequence ATGGGCGCCCTCGACCGACCGGACTCGCTTCTGACGGTGGCCCGGCGGGTCGTCGCCGCGGCGCGGGAGGTGGACCTCGGGACGAACGCGGCGGCGCTCGCGTACTACGCGCTGGTGTCGCTGGTTCCGCTGGTCGTCCTCTCGACGGTCGTGGTGACGGTCATCTGGGGCGACGCTGTCGCCGCGAGACTCATCGACGCCGTCGGCCAGATACTCTCGCCATCGGGGACCCAACTCGTCCGCGACGCGGTCACCGGGGCCGCGGGTCGCTGGCAGGCCTCGGTCGGGAGCGTGGTCGTCCTCATCTGGGGTGTCCTCCGATTCTTTCGCGCCCTCGACAGCGCTATCGCAGACATCTACGGGACCGAGGCCCACGTGGGCAGTCGCGTGGCGGACGGATTGGTGGCGATGCTCGGCGTCGGCGGCGCTATCGCCGTCGTCGTGAGCGCGCGCCTCCTCGCGGCGGCGTTCGAGACGACGGCCGTCGGGTTTCCCGTCGTCGCGGTCCGGGTGCTCGTCGTCGCGCTGCTGCTCGGCCCACTGTACTACATACTCCCCGACGTGCAACTGTCGCTACGCGATGTCCTTCCCGGGACGGTGCTGGCCGCGGGCGGATGGGAACTGCTCCGCATCGCGTTCGACCTCTACCTCCTCGTCGGCGGCACGTCGCTGTCGGGCTTGTTGGGCGCTATCCTCCTCTTCGTGACGTGGCTCTTCTTCGGAAGCGCCGTCGTCCTCGTCGGTGCGCTCGTCAACGCCGTCGTCGCCGGGTATCGGTGA
- a CDS encoding DEAD/DEAH box helicase family protein has translation MLTLTFESGTIRVAGDPPADLPGVESDDRSKSARAPAYRYAAIRRTLDERGIEYEDRVLDTSSLALSTTYDLRAYQQSALDAWRDAGDRGCLELPTGSGKTVIGIAAMVALGTPTLVVVPTIDLLEQWQRELEREFDRPIGRLGGGEQRVESVTVATYDSAYLRADELGDRFGLVVFDEVHHLGGEGYRDIARLLAAPARLGLTATFERPDGAHEVIEALVGPLVQSVAVDELAGDHLADYDIKRLEVALTADERERYEALQGTFTDYLARSNIQMRSGSDYQELVKRSGTDPAAREALLAKQRAREVMMNAQGKVDELAAILDRHRGDRVIVFTAYTDLVYRLSERFLIPAITHETGAAERREILARFRDGTYSRVVTANVLDEGVDVPDANVAVVLSGSGSEREFTQRLGRILRPKADGSRALLYELVTEETAEERVARRRR, from the coding sequence GTGCTGACGCTGACGTTCGAGTCGGGGACCATCAGGGTCGCTGGCGACCCGCCCGCGGACCTGCCGGGGGTCGAGTCCGACGACCGCTCGAAGAGCGCCCGCGCCCCGGCGTACCGGTACGCCGCCATCCGGAGAACCCTCGACGAGCGCGGCATCGAGTACGAGGACCGCGTCCTCGACACGTCGTCGCTCGCCCTCTCGACGACCTACGACCTCCGGGCGTACCAGCAGTCGGCGCTGGACGCGTGGCGGGACGCAGGGGACCGCGGGTGTCTGGAACTGCCGACCGGGAGCGGCAAGACGGTCATCGGCATCGCGGCGATGGTGGCGCTCGGGACGCCGACGCTGGTGGTCGTTCCCACCATCGACCTCCTCGAGCAGTGGCAACGCGAACTCGAACGGGAGTTCGACCGGCCAATCGGTAGACTCGGCGGCGGCGAACAGCGCGTCGAGTCGGTGACCGTCGCCACGTACGACTCGGCGTATCTCCGGGCCGACGAACTCGGCGACCGCTTCGGCCTCGTCGTCTTCGACGAGGTCCACCACCTCGGCGGGGAGGGCTACCGCGACATCGCTCGCTTGCTGGCCGCGCCCGCTCGACTCGGCCTCACGGCCACGTTCGAGCGTCCCGACGGCGCACACGAGGTCATCGAAGCCCTCGTCGGCCCCCTCGTCCAGTCCGTCGCCGTCGACGAGTTGGCGGGCGACCACCTCGCGGACTACGACATCAAGCGCCTCGAAGTCGCGCTCACCGCAGACGAACGCGAGCGCTACGAGGCGTTACAGGGGACGTTCACGGACTACCTCGCGCGGTCGAACATCCAGATGCGGTCGGGGAGCGACTATCAGGAACTCGTCAAGCGCTCGGGGACGGACCCGGCGGCCCGCGAGGCGTTGCTCGCCAAACAACGCGCTCGCGAGGTGATGATGAACGCACAGGGGAAAGTCGACGAACTCGCCGCCATCCTCGACAGACACCGCGGGGACCGCGTCATCGTCTTCACGGCCTACACCGACCTCGTCTACCGCCTCTCCGAGCGGTTCCTGATACCGGCCATCACGCACGAGACGGGCGCGGCCGAACGCCGCGAGATTCTGGCGCGGTTCCGCGACGGGACGTACTCGCGGGTCGTGACGGCGAACGTCTTGGACGAGGGCGTGGACGTGCCCGACGCCAACGTCGCCGTCGTCCTCTCGGGCAGCGGGTCCGAACGGGAGTTCACGCAGCGACTCGGCCGCATCCTCCGCCCGAAGGCCGACGGGTCGCGGGCACTGCTGTACGAACTAGTCACCGAGGAGACGGCCGAGGAGCGCGTGGCCCGGCGGCGGCGGTGA
- a CDS encoding TIGR00341 family protein, which yields MDGTDAPAVSPRLDRLAGGTAVRLIQLRVADDEELEAVQTVLDDRSIRYVLTDEQRGDGAASLVQFPLPPEAVDEVFDDIEDAGVDADHYAVVARAETAWPDQSDAAERYEDRISHDELRGRAVGMNPGVVTYYGMTVLSAVVATAGLLLDSPAIVVGSMVIAPQVGSALTASVGTALSDRELVVEGFRDQALGLTVAVLGATAFGLLVRYAGFVPEALRVATVQQISQRISPGFLSMAVGVCAGAAGAVGLATALPVSLVGVMIAAALIPAAAAVGVGIAWELPAVALGAGILLLVNAAAINLTGFLVLWGLGFRPPEWPEGWPTVGTLRDHAPTVAAVALLLVAFAGASTVTARQMQVETAVNDAVADVLDDGAYESLRLLSVRTRFGGVSVYRLDRAVTVEVSRPADEAYPGLVEQLGRAISDAIDERVAVDVTFVERKSGTSERRAVRAPSRATAPRMT from the coding sequence GTGGATGGGACAGATGCACCCGCCGTCTCACCGCGTCTCGACCGTCTCGCCGGGGGGACAGCGGTGCGACTGATTCAGTTGCGTGTCGCCGACGACGAGGAACTGGAAGCGGTGCAGACAGTTCTCGACGACCGGTCGATACGCTACGTCCTGACGGACGAACAGCGAGGTGACGGGGCGGCGTCGCTGGTGCAGTTCCCGCTCCCGCCGGAGGCCGTCGACGAGGTGTTCGACGACATCGAAGATGCGGGCGTGGACGCCGACCACTACGCCGTCGTCGCCCGCGCCGAGACAGCGTGGCCGGACCAGTCAGACGCCGCAGAGCGCTACGAAGACCGAATCTCCCACGACGAACTGCGGGGTCGCGCCGTCGGCATGAACCCCGGCGTCGTCACCTACTACGGAATGACGGTCCTGAGCGCCGTCGTCGCGACAGCGGGTCTTCTGCTGGACTCGCCGGCTATCGTCGTCGGGTCGATGGTCATCGCGCCGCAGGTCGGGTCGGCGCTCACCGCCAGCGTCGGGACGGCGCTCAGCGACCGCGAACTCGTCGTCGAGGGCTTCCGAGACCAAGCGCTCGGGCTGACCGTCGCCGTTCTCGGCGCGACGGCGTTCGGCCTCCTCGTCCGCTACGCGGGGTTCGTCCCCGAGGCCCTGCGCGTGGCGACGGTCCAGCAGATTTCACAGCGCATCTCGCCCGGGTTCCTCTCGATGGCCGTCGGCGTCTGCGCGGGTGCGGCGGGGGCGGTCGGCCTCGCGACGGCGCTGCCCGTCTCGCTCGTCGGCGTGATGATAGCGGCGGCGCTCATCCCCGCCGCCGCCGCCGTCGGCGTCGGCATCGCGTGGGAACTCCCCGCCGTCGCGCTGGGTGCGGGCATCCTCCTGTTGGTGAACGCCGCCGCCATCAACCTCACCGGCTTTCTGGTGCTCTGGGGGCTGGGGTTTCGCCCGCCCGAGTGGCCGGAGGGGTGGCCCACGGTCGGAACGCTCCGGGACCACGCGCCCACGGTGGCGGCCGTCGCCCTGTTGCTCGTCGCGTTCGCCGGGGCGAGCACCGTCACCGCGCGGCAGATGCAGGTCGAGACGGCGGTCAACGACGCCGTCGCCGACGTTCTCGACGACGGGGCCTACGAGTCCCTGCGGTTGCTCTCGGTCCGCACCCGCTTCGGCGGCGTCTCGGTCTATCGACTCGACCGAGCGGTCACCGTCGAAGTGAGTCGCCCCGCCGACGAGGCGTATCCGGGACTGGTCGAACAGTTGGGGCGGGCGATTAGCGACGCCATCGACGAGCGAGTCGCCGTCGACGTGACTTTCGTCGAGCGAAAGAGCGGTACGAGCGAGAGACGGGCGGTTCGAGCGCCGTCGCGAGCGACCGCGCCCCGGATGACGTGA
- a CDS encoding DUF790 family protein, whose product MLTKDLLRVSRAGGGYHPQFAEESHERLAARVLGVYQGHVGETRADLQAALTDLEGEAADFKLVRGFAKLVDRDAAFETRARVPPERARKRVFEAAEAVGVVTDAERDEAIQRAAARLGVSADAVADSLYADLADREVLAAVDARWTPTELREQYNLSLAQTALFDATEVRVRSSDPTTLVSAVKRLRLLYEIRKTPEGREVVVTGPDALFSNTRRYGTRFARLLRTVAAASEWDLTATIDDRGTERELHLSTGDVSVPGVGPVTEVSYDSGVEADFAARFASLDLDWTLVREPEPLEAGEHVAVPDFAFEWSPGGGDETVHDTIDPDAPFRVFFEVMGFWTPEYVRKKLDRLAALEDVEMLVAVDESLGVGEELAAGDHRAIPYSGTVRVKDVRDALRPYEERLVAESAADIPDALTPDDDVLTLESLAAELGVTADAVADKSFPDHERVGRTLVRPRVLDELRDELEPGLELAAVRELFDGYGIDDESSVLSALGYSVAWEGLGGGTIRRTASDSDADADTE is encoded by the coding sequence GTGCTGACGAAGGACCTCCTCCGCGTCTCCCGCGCGGGCGGCGGCTACCACCCGCAGTTCGCCGAGGAGTCCCACGAGCGACTCGCGGCCCGCGTCCTCGGCGTGTACCAGGGTCACGTCGGCGAGACGCGGGCGGATTTGCAGGCGGCGCTCACCGACCTCGAAGGCGAGGCCGCCGACTTCAAACTCGTCCGCGGGTTCGCGAAACTCGTCGACCGGGACGCGGCGTTCGAGACGCGGGCGCGGGTCCCACCGGAGCGGGCGCGAAAGCGCGTCTTCGAGGCCGCCGAAGCCGTCGGGGTCGTCACCGACGCCGAACGGGACGAGGCAATCCAGCGCGCCGCGGCCCGTCTCGGCGTCTCCGCCGACGCCGTGGCCGACTCGCTGTACGCCGATTTGGCCGACAGAGAGGTGCTCGCGGCCGTCGACGCCCGCTGGACGCCGACGGAACTGCGCGAGCAGTACAACCTCTCGCTGGCCCAGACGGCGCTGTTCGACGCCACCGAGGTCAGGGTCCGTTCGTCGGACCCGACGACGCTCGTCTCGGCGGTGAAACGACTCCGCCTGCTGTACGAGATTCGCAAGACCCCCGAGGGTCGTGAAGTCGTCGTCACCGGGCCGGACGCGCTGTTCTCGAACACGCGGCGGTACGGGACCCGCTTCGCCCGCCTGTTGCGGACCGTCGCGGCGGCCAGCGAGTGGGACCTGACCGCGACCATCGACGACCGGGGGACCGAGCGCGAACTCCATCTCTCGACGGGCGACGTGTCCGTGCCGGGCGTCGGCCCGGTGACGGAGGTGTCCTACGACAGCGGCGTCGAGGCGGACTTCGCCGCCCGGTTCGCGTCGCTGGACCTCGACTGGACGCTCGTGCGCGAACCCGAACCGCTCGAAGCGGGCGAACACGTCGCCGTCCCGGACTTCGCCTTCGAGTGGTCGCCGGGCGGTGGCGACGAAACGGTTCACGACACCATCGACCCCGACGCGCCGTTTCGCGTGTTCTTCGAGGTGATGGGCTTCTGGACGCCCGAGTACGTCCGGAAGAAACTCGATAGACTGGCGGCGCTCGAAGACGTGGAGATGCTCGTCGCCGTCGACGAGTCGCTGGGTGTCGGCGAGGAACTGGCCGCGGGTGACCACCGCGCCATCCCGTACTCGGGGACGGTCCGAGTCAAGGACGTGCGCGACGCGCTCCGACCGTACGAGGAGCGACTCGTCGCCGAGAGCGCGGCCGACATCCCGGACGCGCTGACGCCGGACGACGACGTTCTCACGCTCGAGTCGCTGGCCGCCGAACTGGGCGTCACCGCCGACGCCGTCGCGGACAAGTCGTTCCCGGACCACGAGCGCGTGGGGCGAACGCTCGTCCGCCCGCGCGTCCTCGACGAACTCCGCGACGAACTGGAACCGGGTCTCGAACTGGCGGCGGTCCGAGAACTGTTCGACGGGTACGGCATCGACGACGAGAGTTCGGTGCTGTCTGCACTCGGGTATTCGGTGGCGTGGGAGGGGCTCGGCGGCGGGACGATTCGACGGACGGCGTCCGACTCCGATGCCGACGCCGATACGGAGTGA
- a CDS encoding trypsin-like serine peptidase: MTHDTQDQTATDSRPTVRAASERRRGRAVMGELLSRRRVSTLAVVALVAAFAVVAVAPAGASPGHGTAGPADEAADPAAQSNASDAANASDVPSAAPPEDGRLKPAPAPRPAADGDGVTEPQPVLSDTEESIVVHDFRDGSDRRYTTGGQVSADGNESAATAGTRSSGTDGAAPIQSTAPDGDRTRVPDTTAWPHSPVVQVRIDSDGDGVGEYGCSGTLVDENHVMTAAHCAYQSDYGGWADALSVVPAADGVEPDDQQPFYSADVVYGQTYDRWVDSEPANWDIAVLTLDRPVGEWTGTMGYYTTPADSPVYDEYAETSGYPVVPPSGPYPSMWTDYDEGAGTGSCAFCFDNDPRHYYWLVTTGGQSGSPVYKYLDTSYPGVESPGYYALSVVAYQTAESVANFGTRLTNNKYSDMQSMLSESGATYTPADRPELAEHGTNSLDQSTAEQGTSVNASVDVTNEGTEATGCYDVTLYASADDAIDRGDRELGTETLCSHTPFTVRTASVDGSVPESMPAGTYTVGAIIDDGESVDEYGTEPGELSNTARLGSLTVEEGATVAEAVASAGDGDDSTVEDGEIQQAVFWWQTGTEVPGTGGETISDAQIQDLVFRWQTGATVEG, from the coding sequence ATGACACATGACACTCAAGACCAGACAGCGACGGATTCGCGGCCGACGGTTCGAGCGGCGAGCGAGCGACGACGTGGGAGGGCCGTGATGGGAGAGTTGCTGTCTCGGCGTCGGGTGTCGACCCTCGCCGTCGTCGCGTTGGTCGCCGCGTTCGCCGTGGTCGCCGTGGCCCCGGCAGGTGCCTCACCGGGGCACGGGACCGCCGGACCGGCAGACGAGGCGGCAGACCCAGCGGCACAGTCGAACGCCAGCGACGCCGCGAACGCGTCGGACGTGCCGTCGGCCGCACCGCCCGAGGACGGGCGACTCAAGCCCGCCCCTGCGCCGCGACCGGCCGCCGACGGCGACGGCGTGACCGAACCCCAACCGGTCCTCAGCGACACCGAGGAGTCCATCGTCGTCCACGACTTCCGGGACGGGTCGGACCGACGCTACACCACCGGCGGACAGGTGTCCGCCGACGGCAACGAGTCGGCGGCGACGGCGGGGACGCGCTCGTCCGGCACAGACGGTGCGGCGCCGATTCAGAGCACGGCCCCTGACGGTGACCGGACCCGCGTGCCGGACACCACCGCGTGGCCCCACAGTCCCGTCGTGCAGGTGCGAATCGACAGCGACGGTGACGGCGTCGGCGAGTACGGCTGTTCCGGGACGCTCGTCGACGAGAACCACGTCATGACGGCCGCCCACTGCGCCTATCAGAGCGATTACGGCGGATGGGCCGACGCCCTCTCCGTGGTCCCCGCCGCCGACGGCGTCGAACCGGACGACCAACAGCCCTTCTACAGCGCCGACGTGGTCTACGGGCAGACGTACGACCGGTGGGTGGACAGCGAACCCGCGAACTGGGACATCGCCGTCTTGACGCTGGACCGCCCCGTCGGCGAGTGGACGGGGACGATGGGGTACTACACGACGCCAGCGGATAGCCCCGTGTACGACGAGTACGCCGAAACGTCGGGCTACCCGGTCGTGCCCCCGTCGGGACCCTACCCCTCGATGTGGACGGACTACGACGAGGGTGCCGGGACCGGGTCCTGCGCCTTCTGTTTCGACAACGACCCCCGCCACTACTACTGGCTGGTGACCACCGGCGGGCAGAGCGGGAGTCCCGTCTACAAGTACCTCGATACGAGCTATCCGGGCGTCGAGTCGCCGGGGTACTACGCGCTCTCGGTCGTCGCCTACCAGACCGCCGAGTCGGTCGCGAACTTCGGGACGCGGCTGACGAACAACAAGTACTCGGATATGCAGTCGATGCTGTCCGAGAGCGGTGCCACCTACACACCCGCCGACCGGCCCGAACTGGCCGAACACGGGACCAACAGCCTCGACCAATCGACCGCCGAACAGGGCACGTCGGTGAACGCCAGCGTCGACGTGACCAACGAGGGCACCGAGGCGACCGGGTGTTACGACGTGACCCTGTACGCCTCGGCCGACGACGCTATCGACCGAGGGGACCGGGAACTCGGGACCGAGACGCTGTGTTCGCACACGCCCTTTACCGTCCGGACGGCGTCGGTCGACGGGTCCGTCCCTGAATCGATGCCCGCCGGAACCTACACCGTCGGCGCGATTATCGACGACGGCGAGAGCGTCGACGAGTACGGCACCGAACCGGGCGAACTCTCGAACACCGCCCGTCTCGGGTCACTCACCGTCGAAGAGGGGGCCACCGTCGCGGAGGCCGTCGCGAGCGCGGGCGACGGCGACGATTCGACCGTCGAGGACGGCGAGATTCAGCAGGCCGTCTTCTGGTGGCAGACCGGAACCGAAGTGCCGGGGACCGGCGGCGAGACAATCAGCGACGCCCAGATACAGGACCTCGTCTTCCGCTGGCAGACCGGCGCGACGGTCGAGGGGTAG
- a CDS encoding dodecin family protein, which yields MTAVKIVKVLGTSTESWEDAAHEAVAQASETIEDIHGVEVEDWTANVEDGRITEYKTTVEVAFPVHQQA from the coding sequence ATGACGGCAGTCAAGATAGTCAAGGTACTCGGTACGTCGACAGAATCGTGGGAAGACGCGGCGCACGAGGCCGTCGCGCAGGCCAGCGAGACAATCGAAGACATCCACGGCGTCGAGGTCGAAGACTGGACGGCCAACGTCGAGGACGGACGCATCACGGAGTACAAGACCACCGTGGAGGTGGCGTTCCCGGTCCACCAGCAGGCCTAA
- a CDS encoding DUF7122 family protein, producing MSNDSTQFTRLPETAAEREDEGRATREEVLDFWSDRFGVPPETFENHTFWERGAGKIWVYRGDPPSPVDVEGLGMTFLRTRQEHWKPTLEAVQRFGEHASTNVMHLSEGEAAAFVSGYDQELDWDGDWGYLVVTHDLAGRTEPIGVGLYVYGELRSQVPKGRRRDLDT from the coding sequence ATGAGCAACGACAGCACGCAGTTCACGCGACTGCCGGAGACGGCCGCCGAACGCGAGGACGAGGGTCGGGCGACCCGCGAGGAAGTGCTCGACTTCTGGAGCGACCGCTTCGGCGTGCCGCCGGAGACGTTCGAGAATCACACCTTCTGGGAGCGCGGCGCTGGCAAGATATGGGTCTACCGGGGCGACCCGCCCTCGCCCGTCGACGTGGAGGGACTGGGGATGACGTTCCTCAGGACCCGGCAGGAACACTGGAAGCCGACGCTGGAGGCCGTCCAGCGGTTCGGCGAACACGCGAGTACGAACGTCATGCACCTCTCCGAGGGGGAGGCGGCGGCGTTCGTCTCCGGGTACGACCAAGAACTCGACTGGGACGGCGACTGGGGCTACCTCGTCGTGACCCACGACCTCGCGGGTCGGACCGAACCCATCGGTGTCGGTCTGTACGTCTACGGCGAACTGCGCTCGCAAGTGCCGAAAGGTCGGCGGCGGGACCTCGACACGTAG